GAGAAAAATACGGGGTCGCCGTTTTTGTCATTGGCTATTCTGTCGGCCATATCCCTGCAAAACTCTTCCATTTTTTTGGGGTCTTTTGACGTCACCCAGCACGCTTTATGTATGTTTAACTGTTCAAACCTGCAGTCCGCGCCGTATTCGTTGGCAAGGCGGTATAAAATAACGTCAAACTGAAGCAGCCC
This DNA window, taken from Candidatus Goldiibacteriota bacterium, encodes the following:
- the prfC gene encoding peptide chain release factor 3 (stimulates the release of release factors 1 and 2 from the ribosome after hydrolysis of the ester bond in peptidyl-tRNA has occurred; GDP/GTP-binding protein) codes for the protein GLLQFDVILYRLANEYGADCRFEQLNIHKACWVTSKDPKKMEEFCRDMADRIANDKNGDPVFFSESEWMLNYHIKKYPDISFHFTSEFKK